ACTGCTTTTGCCATACATATTTACTGTGGAACCAAATACCCACAAaagtcttctaaaaataaaatgaccattTCACAATAAGCAGAGAAAAAGAATTTCAGTTATTcctataattaattataattataaatgaaataactaTAATTGTTAATTTGTATAACTAATtgcaattataaatgaaaaacacTCATAACttagattttaacattttttgctttAATTATATTAGTGTGATTATAACCTTGTAAGATAAACAGAAATTAAGGTGGTATAAACAGAAGTGTTTATCCTGGGATTTTtatgatgaaataaaaaagaaaatattttaaaataattgctgtAAGTGTACCTAGTATGACATATTAAAAATTCCTAATACTTTAATGCAAGTATTTCAACCCAATTCTAGGCACTGGTTACGTTACTTTTGCTACAGTTCCTTTTGTGATATGATTATTGAAATCTCCATtctctgccaggtgcagtggctcaggccagtaatctcagcactttgggaggtcaaggtgggaggattggttgaggccTGAGCAAAATAGTTAGACctcctgtctaaaaaacaaaacctttagcCTGATGAGGTGGCCAGTGCCTGcagtcctaggtactcaggaggctgaggtgggagagttgcttgggcccaggagttcgaggcacagtaagctatgattgtagcactgcactccagcctcgatgactgagtgaggctctgttgaaagagagaaggaaagaaaaagaaagaaagagagagagagaaagaaagaaaaagaaagaaagaaagatagaaacagaaaggagggaggggggagggagggagagaggaaggaaagaaggaaggaaggaaggaaggaaggaaggaaggcaggcaggcaggcaagcaaGAAAGATGCATTCCCTCGGCTAAAATCTTAAAGGAGTTCAGTCCAATGAAACTATCTCTTTAGTCTCATGAAGGCTTCTGACCCccattttatgaaattttaagtttaaatatcAACCATGTATTCCTTCATTAAGTTTTCCAGTGTATTATATTGTGAAACTAGATTCTCACTTGACTGAGGTGTTTAATCCACTTGCAAATAGgttgtaaatgaataaaaaataagtcaCTGAGAAGcatttaacataatttaaaaatcaacaataaatttgtccaaatatttaataacatattaATTTAAACAAGGGTTAGAAAGCATGTTACtacttttttgaaacaaaaatcagTTCTCCCATTTACTAGCTTCATAGCCACTGTTGACCATcctattagtttttatttttcagcctTCCCTTTTAAAGAAGCTTAGCAAAAATCAACTAAGTAATAACCAAAGATCTCATTCTCTTTAACATCTTCCGGGATCACAAATTTCAATTATTCTCTGCCTGAGTTATCACAATTCAAACTGGAGAATGAAGAGTAAACACAAGCAAAAGAAGATAAAATCTATTAAAAGATCGAGAGACACCAGACATAAATGGGTTAAAAGAAGAATTAAAGGTTATATTGTTTTGATTACACAGAGAGGGGctaggaagaagaaaatgaactgaGATTACCTGTTAGAAATAGGCGGTTTCTGGTTTCTGGGAGCTGTCCAATGTACTGAGTGAAACATCATAGCCACAACTTACCCCCTTAATAGGGACTGATGTCCTGGGCAGTTCTCTTTTGAACTGGGATGTTTCTACATTCATCTTTTTAGGCTATTTCTTCTAATCTACCTTTAAAATTATCTTCTAATCTGTCACTTTGACACAATGggtcttttaaataaatctttacaCAGTACTGAATAATTAAGTAAATATAGTTATtggcaaacaaagaaaaagaacccTTTTGTTAAAATATTAGGGATACTAGAGATAATATAAAATGAGTAAACTCTTATTTTTCTTAAGCAAAGTTAAAATCTCTTTCTTATCTCAAAAACAACGATCTAACGATAGCCAAAAATCTCCCTTAAATATACTTCAATAACTCATTGTTTCTGCACTTAAATCTTACTGTAGGACAATACAAATCAATGAGGAAAATACGCCAGATGGAAGTgttaggtttttttctttgttcggGAACAAATACTCGATCCGCAATTTAAAAGTCCGAAGACTCCTCAGCAGAGGGTGAGCTGATTGACTCTTTGGCTTATCAAGGGCAAATCGCATTTCTGAAAAGAGCTTGAAGTGGTTTTGTTTGTGAGGAGAGTTTGCTTTGTCCCCCACACTGAAAAGTATACAGCAAAGCCCGAGCATAGAAAATATCCTGAgcttaaatttctcattttattgccATCATAACTTTTCCTCTTGGAATAAAATCCTCTATTTTATATGAGTAGGAGGTAAAGGTAGGGAAAGGAAAGTCAAGTATCTCAATTGTTAGGCTGATTGCATCCAAACAGACTTTAGAAGTCAGGGTTTGTAACGTGGCAGGAGAGCTGTTTGCGATgccctggaaagaaaaagaaagccggTTCCAACAGCGACTCTGGGGAATGCACTCTCGGCCCCCCTGCCATGCTTACTTAAGCTAATGGAAGGTCTTGCCTTTCAGAAGCCGCTGCACTGGGATACCAGACAAACAGCTCCCCTCGATcccaggcaggcagggcccctcTTCAGGACATCATTAAAAGCACATGCACTTGCTCCACATCCATTGGCAGATGGTGGCAAGATTCAAGACTCCTACCCTGAAGTCAAGGAGAAGCCATCGCGGTGGAAAACATCCTCGCTTTGAAAATCCAACACGAAATTAAAGAACTACATGAGATAAGGAGCCTGGAGAACATTAGTTGGCTGCAGGGGTGAAGACAGACACAAAAAGCACAGCAGGTAAGAGCTGGGGGTTGTTGCCAACAAGGAACTGTCCCGGGTGGCGCAGAGAAAAGGATCTCAGAACTGGAGGCCTGTCCCTTTGAGTCTTCCATGCGTGCTCAAGCTTGTCATCTTCCATAAGCTTCGAGAGAAGGGACGTTGTCAGAGCATTCCTTATCGGTACGACTAATCCTGTTATCAGCTtggttataaatatttaatgttccCTGGCCCTTCGGTGATGGTGCCACATCAGATTCAAGGCTGTTAAGAATCCCCACCAGCAGCCTCGCCCCTCCCTGCGGAAAACCGATGAGAGGCAGGGCCAAGCCGAAGCGATGGCGGCCTATCCGGAGAGCTGCGTGGACGCTACGGTGCTGGACTTCGTCGCAGACCTGTCCCTGGCATCCCCGAGACGCCCTCTCCTCTGCGACTTCGCACCCGGGGTCTCCTTGGGGGACCCAGCCCTTGCGCTCCGAGAGGGAAGACCCAGGAGGATGGCGCGGTTTGAAGAGGGGGACCCAGAAGAAGAGGAGTGCGAAGTGGACAAGGGGGacggagaagaggaggaggaagaggagcgcGGAAGAGGTGTCTCCCTATTAGGCCGCCCCAAGAGGAAAAGGGTGATCACCTACGCCCAGCGCCAGGCCGCCAACATCCGCGAAAGGAAGCGGATGTTCAA
This window of the Pongo abelii isolate AG06213 chromosome 6, NHGRI_mPonAbe1-v2.0_pri, whole genome shotgun sequence genome carries:
- the FERD3L gene encoding fer3-like protein, coding for MAAYPESCVDATVLDFVADLSLASPRRPLLCDFAPGVSLGDPALALREGRPRRMARFEEGDPEEEECEVDKGDGEEEEEEERGRGVSLLGRPKRKRVITYAQRQAANIRERKRMFNLNEAFDQLRRKVPTFAYEKRLSRIETLRLAIVYISFMTELLESCEKKESG